From the Glutamicibacter halophytocola genome, the window ACCCATTCCAAGGTGCGCTCCGCCGGCAACATCAAGGGAAATCCCGGTGAGGTATCTGTTTTCACTTGCCGTGAGGAACGTGACCGCGTTGGCAACTTCATTTGGTTCCGCGAATCTCTGCATAGGCAATTGTGCTGCTCTCGCATCGCGAGCTGCCTGAGCAGCACCTGACTGGTCCGCGAGCTGCGCCCATAGTGGTGTGTTGACTGGGCCCGGGGTTACCGCGTTCACCGAGATGCCGTGGGGACCGAGTATTTTAGCCATGGACCACATGATGTGCAGAACTGCAATCTTGCTTGCGTTGTAGGGCAGATAGTCGACACGGGCTTCCTTCGCCGCCACCGACGAGAAGAGGAGAATCGTGCCTTTGGTCCCCGCGGCTCGCATGACGTTCGCGACCTCTCGAGTAATGGTGAAGGATCCGGTCGTATTGATCCTCATGACCCGTTCGAATTCTTCCGTGGTCGTGGTCAGTGGGTCTGCCACATCGCCAAGAACGCCGGCGGTGTGCACCAGCGCGTCCAGCCTGCCGTAGTGCTCCACGAGGCTGCTGATCACCTGTTTGGTTTGTTCTTCATCGGTGATATCGAGCTCGTAGAAAGAGTCGAGTTGCTGATTTTCACGGGGCTGGCGGTCCGCGCCGACTACAATGTCTCCGCGTTCGAGCAGCGATTCGACAACGGCGGCGCCAATGCCCCCGCTGGAACCTGTTACCAGGACAACCTGCTTATTCATGTCGTGTTCCTTTCGCTGACCGCTGGGTTACTTCTTTGCTTGGCTTGCCCAAGTACGCCCGGGCTGTTCTTCGGTGGGAAGGCCGGCCGCTTCGAGGATCCGGTCAAGAAGCTGCTGGGTTTTTGCAGCCTCCCATCCTGAAGTCAGCGGTTCTCCTCGGTCTTGAACACGGTCCAGGAAGTGGTGTACCGCCGCAGAGAAGCCGAAGGTATCGGTGGCGGTCGCCCACCCAAAAGCTTCTGGACTCATGGTTCGGACAGTCCGGACTCCGCCGTCTACCAACGTCACCGAATCTGGCGCGATGACTTCAGCCGAACGCATTTGGCCATGCGCATCAAGCTTCTCCGACCAGGCACCCGCGGTTCGCGAGGCCATCAGAATTCCTGTATTCCCCGTGGAGAAACGGATGAGCGCGGCAGTTCCGTCTTCTTCCCACTCGTCCGTGCCAGCTGCAGTAGCCGATACATCTACTACCTCGCCACCGCAGAACCAGCGCAGCAGGTCCACCATGTGGATGGCGTTTTCAAACGTAGCCCTGTATTCAGAGCCAGCTCTGTTCTTCTGCGCGACACAGAACGTCGCACCGGATTCCCCGAAAGCTTCACGTGCCGCGACGTAGACCGGAGCAAATCGCCTGTTCAGCCCAACCATCAGGACGCGTCCGAGCGTTTCAGCTTTCTGTGCCAAGCGCACCGCGTCGTCGGTCGAGGTTGCAAGGGGCTTCTCGCAGAAGACATCGACTCCTGCTTCCAGCGCCGCTTCAACGGCAGCGACATGTTCGGATCGAGGAGTCAACACGAACACCGCATCCAGATCTTCCCCGGCAAGCATCTCTCGGACACTGCGATACACGCTTTTGAAGCCCCATCGCCGTTGCAATTCGCTCGGGTCCTCTCGGCGGGAGACCAGAGCAGCGAGTTCAACGTCGCTGCGCTGAACAAGAGTGGGAAGCTGGGCAATAGAGGCGATGTGTCCGGCCCCGACAACTCCTACACGCAAGGCGCTCATGAGCGAACTCCCGTCGTGGAACCTGAAGCGACGGCCTCTTGCTGGGCGATCAGCTTCCGAAGGTGCTGGGCACCGCGGCGGAATCCGACTTCTGGTTCGTCAAGATCCTGGGGGTGCCACCGGTACTCATACTCAAGGGAAAGCACGTCGTCATAGCCAATCTCGCTCAAGTGGCGAAGGATCAACGGCCAATCCACGGTCCCGTCCCCTACTACCCGCGAGCGCACCGCCCGTTCCTCGGCATGCACTCGTGCTGTCTCCGATGCAACGAATGGTGCAGACGGGTCCACGAAGACGAGGTCCTTGACATGCACGTGGCCGATGAGGTCGCTTTGTATTTTGAATGCTTCTTCGATGGACTCGTCGTGCGCAAAGGTGAGATTTGCTTGGTCATACAGCGCGCGCACTGCTGGTGAATCGACTTCGCGGATCAGGGCTGCGGTGTCGCGTGCGCTTTGGGTCATGGTGCCAAAATGGTTTTCTGCGCACAGGACCACGCCTGCCTGCGCTGCAGGCACAGCCAGTTCTTGGAGTGAACGCACCAATTGCGACCAGTGCTCAGCGTGACCTGCCTGTCCGGGCTGCCATGCGCCAGCGTAGACCCGGATACGGTCGGCGCCAACGATGTGGGCAGTGTCGATCGCGGATTTCAGTTCATCAACTGCCTGTTGGCGCGCCAACTCGTCGGTCGCATTAATAGCCGTCGTGTAGGGAGTTAACCCGATAATAGGGATGCCCTCACCATCAGCGACTCGAGCGGCTTCTACGGCCGCTGCGCTATCGCGGATGCCTAGGCCGCTGATGTAGTCGTCCTGATAGATCACTTCTGCTGCGTCAAGACCGGCTCTGGCAAAAAGGCGCAGGGCCTCTGGGACGGAGTGATTGGGGGTGCCGAGGGTATGGCCAGCGATTTTCATGCGGTTGCCTCCGAAGTAGATTGGGTATGCCAGTCGCCGGGTCCGACGAGGCGGGGTGGGGATTCGACGCGCGATCGATCAACAAATTCCAGGATCAGTCCCCAGTCGGTGCGCGCGTACACCCAGCGGTTGCCGGCAACACTTGGGCTGTCTCCGGCAACTTCCTTGCGGTGTCCCAGGATTTCAATGCTGGGGTGACGGTTAATTGCTGTTACTACGTCGTCGACGTCATCGACGACAAAGCAGAGGTGGTGGCCACCTGCATCGCTGGCCCTGGGGAAAATTGCGGAGCGGTCCTTGCTCCACCACTGGAACAATTCGACGTTCAGGTTTGGCGGCATCCGGAGCATCCGCAGCTCCAATCGGGCATCATCCGGAACACCGAAGTGAAGCGGCATGAATTCCTTGTCAGGTCCACGCGTAGATTGGTAGAGCTCCTCAGCTCCCAATACATCGGTGAAGAAGGCCGTCGCGGCCTCGATATCGGGGACAGTGAAGGCCACGTGGTCGACCCAGCGCAGGCCCGGAACGCGTGGGCTATCTGGTGTCGGGTTCATCGGTTCACTCCTGTGGTTGAGGCGCGGATGATCAGCGTAGGTTCCAGCACGAGATGCTCCACCTGCCCGCCGGAGAGCAGGCCAGCGCCGAGCTCGATGGCCAGGCGCCCCATTTCGTCGATGGGTTGCCGCACGCTCGTCAGTCGGGGGTTGAACTGGGCACCCAGCGCCAGCCCGTCGAAGCCAACCACGGAAACATCACCCGGGACGGAAACTCCGAGCGAACCAAGCTCGGAGATCAGTGCGAAGGCGATGGCATCATTCGACGCGATGATTGCGGTGGGACGCTTGGGCTCGTTCATCCATTGCTGAACGATCCCCGGACCGAGTTCTAGGTTCGGATCCGCTTCAAGAACTATCGGGCGTAGTCCGTGCTCGGTGGCAATGTTGTCGTAGGCCTCGCGCCGATCCTGCGCAGTGTACGTGCCAATAATTCCGGGGGCGTAGGCAATTGACTGGTGTCCGAGTTCCAGCAGATGGTCAAAGGCCAGCTGCACGCCCACCCGATTATCAACCGTGACGGTGGGAATAGTGGGATCACCTTCAACACGGTCAATGACAACAACGCGGTCCCGGAATGCATGGACCTTCAATGTTTCAAGGTCAACACGTGCGGAGGGAGCAACAATGCCAAATGGCGAGTACATGGCGTGCATGGCTGTGAGGTATCCAGCGGTTAAGTCGCTATCGTCTCCAGTGATGCATAGAGCCATCTGGTATCCGCGTTCCACAGCTGCCGCCGCCGTGGTCCTGGCGAGCTCAGCGAAGAATGGGTTGGTAATGTCTGGCACGATCAGCGGGACTAACGTGCTGGAGCGTCGCCGCAGCGCCTGGGCCACAGGGCTTACCGAATAGCCAAGCTCCGCGGCGACGCGCAGGACATGCTCGCGCGTCTGCTTGCGCACGGCTTCCGGCTTCGAAAATGCGCGGGACACCGTTGAACGGTGGACTCCAGCGGCTTCGGCAACATCATCAATGTTGATTTCACCCATGCTAAATCGCGTCCTCCCGCTGGTCGTTCCAAATAATGCGCATGGCCTTAACGAGATCTTCCAGTGTCGGCAGCCCCTCGAATCCCGAGGCGGCAGTCTCATCGACCAGCTTCACAAAATCTGCATATAGGGGATCACTATCAACGTCAATGTTTTCTTCATGCGTCCTGCCCTGTTGATCAGTGAATCGCGCGCTTCCGTCGGTGTCGATCGACGCAAAGCCATTTGCGCCTGCCGCGGTGAAACTGCAATATCTCTTGAGTGGCGAAGACGGGTAGGCGTAGCCAACTTCGATGATGGCTTCACGGCCAGTTGATGAACTGAGCACGACGGTCGCATGGTCCTCTACTCGTTCACCGTGCAAATCGCTTGATCGC encodes:
- a CDS encoding SDR family NAD(P)-dependent oxidoreductase is translated as MNKQVVLVTGSSGGIGAAVVESLLERGDIVVGADRQPRENQQLDSFYELDITDEEQTKQVISSLVEHYGRLDALVHTAGVLGDVADPLTTTTEEFERVMRINTTGSFTITREVANVMRAAGTKGTILLFSSVAAKEARVDYLPYNASKIAVLHIMWSMAKILGPHGISVNAVTPGPVNTPLWAQLADQSGAAQAARDARAAQLPMQRFAEPNEVANAVTFLTASENRYLTGISLDVAGGAHLGMGT
- a CDS encoding Gfo/Idh/MocA family protein, whose amino-acid sequence is MSALRVGVVGAGHIASIAQLPTLVQRSDVELAALVSRREDPSELQRRWGFKSVYRSVREMLAGEDLDAVFVLTPRSEHVAAVEAALEAGVDVFCEKPLATSTDDAVRLAQKAETLGRVLMVGLNRRFAPVYVAAREAFGESGATFCVAQKNRAGSEYRATFENAIHMVDLLRWFCGGEVVDVSATAAGTDEWEEDGTAALIRFSTGNTGILMASRTAGAWSEKLDAHGQMRSAEVIAPDSVTLVDGGVRTVRTMSPEAFGWATATDTFGFSAAVHHFLDRVQDRGEPLTSGWEAAKTQQLLDRILEAAGLPTEEQPGRTWASQAKK
- a CDS encoding sugar phosphate isomerase/epimerase family protein; the encoded protein is MKIAGHTLGTPNHSVPEALRLFARAGLDAAEVIYQDDYISGLGIRDSAAAVEAARVADGEGIPIIGLTPYTTAINATDELARQQAVDELKSAIDTAHIVGADRIRVYAGAWQPGQAGHAEHWSQLVRSLQELAVPAAQAGVVLCAENHFGTMTQSARDTAALIREVDSPAVRALYDQANLTFAHDESIEEAFKIQSDLIGHVHVKDLVFVDPSAPFVASETARVHAEERAVRSRVVGDGTVDWPLILRHLSEIGYDDVLSLEYEYRWHPQDLDEPEVGFRRGAQHLRKLIAQQEAVASGSTTGVRS
- a CDS encoding VOC family protein: MNPTPDSPRVPGLRWVDHVAFTVPDIEAATAFFTDVLGAEELYQSTRGPDKEFMPLHFGVPDDARLELRMLRMPPNLNVELFQWWSKDRSAIFPRASDAGGHHLCFVVDDVDDVVTAINRHPSIEILGHRKEVAGDSPSVAGNRWVYARTDWGLILEFVDRSRVESPPRLVGPGDWHTQSTSEATA
- a CDS encoding LacI family DNA-binding transcriptional regulator; protein product: MGEINIDDVAEAAGVHRSTVSRAFSKPEAVRKQTREHVLRVAAELGYSVSPVAQALRRRSSTLVPLIVPDITNPFFAELARTTAAAAVERGYQMALCITGDDSDLTAGYLTAMHAMYSPFGIVAPSARVDLETLKVHAFRDRVVVIDRVEGDPTIPTVTVDNRVGVQLAFDHLLELGHQSIAYAPGIIGTYTAQDRREAYDNIATEHGLRPIVLEADPNLELGPGIVQQWMNEPKRPTAIIASNDAIAFALISELGSLGVSVPGDVSVVGFDGLALGAQFNPRLTSVRQPIDEMGRLAIELGAGLLSGGQVEHLVLEPTLIIRASTTGVNR